The Hyalangium gracile nucleotide sequence CTGGACTGGGAAGGACTCAGTGGGGCTCAGGAGGAGCGTCACTCCGTCTCGGAGGATCGGGGCATCGTAGCCGTGGGGGATGGGGCCCGGCTTGTTTCCACCAATTCCTCTCCGCACCAGACGCCATCCATGGGGCTTGGGCTCGACATGCCCAAGAAGCCTTTACCAGGTCAGCGGGTTCCTCCATGCAGGGAAGGCTTCGAGGTGGAGATTGAGCTGACGGAGGGCCAGAAGGACACGCGGAGTTGCTGGATCAAGGGCGACGTGCAGGGCTCCGCATGCAAGGCGCACGGCTACGAGTACCGAGGCGGTTGCTACGCGCCCAGTTATCCGCCTCCGAAACTGCCCCAGTCCATGAGGCCATAAATAAGGATACAGCTTACTTGAACGTGGCCTGATCAGTTGTGTGGAGCGCCCGAGCAGTGCTCCACTGTGAGAAAAGGAACCTGAATGGAGAATATTGCTGAGTTTCTCTTTTCAAGGCGTGCGCGAGCGCTACCTGACCAGGGCTTCGCGGAGATCCTTGAGGAACTTATGTGGGCCCTCGATGAAGAAATGGTGGACCAAATCATCTCGGCGAGGCGGCGGTGGCTGGAAGAGAACAGCATGGAAAAGGCTCGCATCGCGCTCTTGATGCGTGAGTCTTTCCCCTATGATAGCCGTAGTCGACTGGTCGAGGTGCTTGAGCAAATCAGAGGGAAGTGGCCTGAACTCGAAAAAGAGTGCACGACTACCCTTGCCGCGTGGGACCGTTGTTTTGGATCGAACCACTCCTGATAGTGGGGCGATCATTGGGCCTGATGACGCAGTTTTGGTGAAGTAATTGGTAGGTCTCTCTCAAACGAATGAGAAGAGGGGTATGAGCGACTGGCGCCCAAAGCTGACGGTGATTGGTGATCCGGTCGCGGATGACTACTGGTCCTATAGAACAGCGGAGGGAGTCAAAAGAACCTCCCGTGTGACGGTAGGTAGACCCGTCCCCCTTTCAGACGGAAAAGATTGGTATTGTCCGATACACTTTGAACACGTTACCCAGGGGATTGATTATGCCTTTGGGGTGGGGCCGGTCGATGCGCTCATGAACGCGATGTATTTCATTCGCAGGCAGTTCTATCGGTTTGATCGCGTGAGCCCGCGGGCAAGGCCCGCAGGAGTTCCCAAGCGTCTCGGCACCCGAAAAAGAGCGGTTTCCAAGAAGAAGGTCAGGAAGCGTTAATTGGCAGCATCCTCCGCCCTTGTCGCTTTTCAGGCTTGGAGCAGCAGCGTGAAATCCGGAAACTCGCCCACCTTGACGGCCGGAATGCTTACCAGTTGTTCGGGGGAGAAACTCTTCTCTGGCGAATCCTCGATCCAGTGCGCGAAATTCGAGGCCTTCCAGCTGGGCGAATCAGTGGTTTGCCCTGCGGTGGAGAAGAGCGTTTGCATGAAGCGCTCGGCAATTGCTTCGCCCCAGGAAAGAGCCGCTTCTGCTGAGTCAGCCTTCACGAAGATCGCGGAGGATGATTCATCGTCCCAGTCATGGGTTTCGTTCGCATGCCATTGGGCCGGAGTGCAATAGCCAAATCGAAACAGGTAGTGCCCCATGCGCTTACTCTTTTGGGTGCTCGAGATGCCAGTTCTCGCTGGACGATGAGCCGAGCAGGGTCTCAGGAGGACTCTTCATCCTTGAAGTCCACTTGCCGCTGCGAGAGCCGCGAGTTCGCGCTTCTTGATTCTTATGTATTTCATGAGATGGATCTCTTTGGGTAGTTGTGGTGCAATGCCGTCTAGGATTCTCTCCACCGCCGAATTCGGCGCCTGATGGATGTGGTTCAATAAGCCTGGGCGAAAACGCCTTGCTGGCCGGATCGTCTTTCCTGCGAGCCAGATTTCCACGAAGTCGCTTGTTGCGAGATGGTGCTTCCCGGCGGACACTGCTGCACGGAATCGAGCAATCAGCAGAGGAATGCGGTGACGGGGTGGGCCCTCTTCCTCAATCAAGGTGTTGAAGATTGCTACGGCTTGCTGGGGCCGGCCTATGCGTAAATACGCATGAGCCAGTGCTTTTCTTGCGTCCCGGGAGTTCGGGTGTTTCTCGCAAAGCGCATGTCTATACTCCACGCATTCCCAGTCCTCCGCAGTGCTCAGAAGGCTCAGTTCAGTCGTGGTGGGAGGCTCTCTCAAGAGCGCCTCCCGGTAGGCGTCTCGAGCTCCGGCGTAATCACCTGCATCAAGCTTTTCTTCGGCTTCCAGGAGTGGGTTTGCTGGGGAGGGCATGGGCTTACCTGCTCTTGGGCAAATTCAAGGGGCAGCTGCCGCGCCACCGTCCGAAACAGTTAGGAGAGTGGCAGGAGGCTGAGGCCGCGAGGACCCGACTCCTCCATCCTGGACATCCCGTGTCGTGGGAGATGCAGGGCTGTTCCAGAGAGCGTCAAAGGTCGGTGACGTGCCCGGCTCCGCGATGAATCCCGCGTCACCTGGCTCGCGTACCCTGTCGAAAGGTCCTCCCTCCTGACCATCCAGGAGGCGACGAAGGATACGACCATCCGAGCTGATCGCGTATTTCGCTCCAGAATCCAGCGCCGGATAGGCGCGACCACAATGCACGTGGTTTTCATGGATGTAGATGAAGATGATGTTCTGTTGGCGGATGACTCGATAAAGCTGAGCCTCACGGCGACGCCAACATGGAGTCTCGTGGCTCTCCGAAGGCAAGAAGTCGTTGATGGCAATCGTCAGTGCTCGGAGCATCTCGCCATCGAGCTCATACGACTTCCCCTCTGTGCCGACCGTCAGTGCCTCTTTGTCAAAAAACTGCGGGAACGTGATCGATGGGTCCTCCTGCACCGGAGTGGAAGGCGGGCTGGGCGCCCTCACGCACGCCACGAGGGTTGAGGCAAGAATGAGAGGGACACTCGCTCTCATGAGATTCCCTCCGTGTCGTTCGCATCGAGGACCATTCTATTCTCGCTGGATGATGAATCGGGCAGGGCCTCTCCAATGGACAGTGCCATACCTCTTCCCCTCCCAAAGGCCCTGGGAGTGAGTCCATCTCAATAATTCGCGGGTTGCGGGAATGTACTGGTAGAAACCATCACACGTCGGGTTCTCGGGATCTCTCGAGTTCGAGAAGAAGGCGATGACGGCCAGCGGGACCTTCTTCTCCTTGGTGGTCACGACGAGTTCATGAGCGTTCGCCATGGCCGCCGCGAAGAAGATGTCTTTCTCGGAGAGTTCGCCGGAAAAGGGGTGGTTGTGAACGCAGAAGATGTACTTGATGCTCTCGGGCGGGTAGCGCGGATCATTCACGTTCACGGGCAGAGCGCAGCTCGTTTCCCCACGAAGGGTGCTGCCGGCTGCCGGCATGTCGGTCAACATGCTCAGCTCATACTTATCCTCGGGTGTGAGGTACAGCCAGGCACAGTATTCGGTTGAGACTCGCGAGGCGAGTTGGCGATCCTGCTCGACAAGATGAACGACGGTTGCGTTCGGCTTCGAGAGGATCAGCGGGCAAGCCGCCTTCAATGCATCGGCGAAGGAGTCGAACGGACCAAAGTTCTTGAGTGGTCCCGGGATCGCGTCGCCTGATGCCTCGCCAGGAAGGGGGCGCCAGATATCCGGATCGACAGGTCTGGGGGGAGAACAGGCCAGGCCGACAACGAGCACGAACAGGAGTCGCTGATTCATCGGGCCACTCTCGTTTTACTCACCGGGTGCATCCATGGGGTCCCCAGAGAGAGTCACGGGGGAGTCTCCGAGGAACGCCTTGAGCGCCGGAAGGACCACCTCCGGCCGCTCCAGATGTGGACTGTGCCCGGCCACCACACGCAGCAACCGTCCCTCCGGCAACCGCTTCGCCGCCTCCACCGCCAGTGACACAGGCAGCGTGTCCTCCTTCTCACCCCACA carries:
- a CDS encoding tetratricopeptide repeat protein, with the protein product MPSPANPLLEAEEKLDAGDYAGARDAYREALLREPPTTTELSLLSTAEDWECVEYRHALCEKHPNSRDARKALAHAYLRIGRPQQAVAIFNTLIEEEGPPRHRIPLLIARFRAAVSAGKHHLATSDFVEIWLAGKTIRPARRFRPGLLNHIHQAPNSAVERILDGIAPQLPKEIHLMKYIRIKKRELAALAAASGLQG